The proteins below are encoded in one region of Neodiprion virginianus isolate iyNeoVirg1 chromosome 7, iyNeoVirg1.1, whole genome shotgun sequence:
- the LOC124309061 gene encoding uncharacterized protein LOC124309061 isoform X2: MTRCNRCNYNNRLKSSAYNPSGQRHEVQLTTYNAMTNHLRRVLLAKSVVDCGKVDGVSKKNGRRTKTSARGREVRTAKESLSQNVIDRLAYDTKYHPNVVAKMSWRHDRLSSRFFSRERSDRSTSPDASDDSSLQDRRVSPKHSEEDLCAICAARLTSSPKRTENSGSAFRGSVKESKICRISMPRVTSFSEISCPETPEFGVCVPRPTSSVSFEGFSSSSEVSMYVNFVYDMTKEIMDMGYYVDKDIEAVFARHFEKNLGRLNKEKMLQEINCLKRALSVNCESDDDEEVDVVISSCGRLLCSATSLPRTSGTLKDFKERVKQDPVSGMKCESLVSVENKSADIIVTQEDVINTLLDMDLKPDKAEEICKTLKNRSKEQTFGQNRDWNSRNNIQPSAYSSLCQLQPSAPIKSTVPNAETSRMRNLNTYENGLLDDLCSATDGGEAIEADRAVDQKADAASVIAESETKKNDSRLGSNNTEQRCLDVNSDLVDDSKVIELSEEIESQSNQNANSTFGSGQPLILQDE; encoded by the exons ATGACAAGATGTAACCGTTGCAACTATAATAATCGGCTGAAAAGCTCAG CTTACAACCCGTCCGGACAGCGCCACGAGGTACAATTGACGACGTACAACGCGATGACTAATCACCTTCGCAGAGTCCTGCTGGCGAAGAGCGTCGTGGACTGTGGAAAGGTCGATGGGGTCTCGAAGAAAAACGGAAGACGAACGAAAACGTCGGCGAGGGGGCGAGAGGTCCGGACGGCGAAGGAGTCTCTTTCGCAAAACGTCATCGACAGGCTCGCCTATGACACGAAGTATCATCCAAAC GTGGTAGCGAAGATGAGCTGGCGGCACGACAGACTATCTTCCAGATTTTTCTCCAGGGAGAGAAGCGATCGGTCAACTTCGCCCGATGCAAGCGACGATTCCAGCCTCCAGGACCGTCGAGTTTCACCGAAACACTCCGAGGAAGATCTTTGCGCGATTTGCGCTGCTCGATTAACGTCGTCTCCGAAGCGGACAGAGAATTCGGGCTCAGCGTTCCGTGGTAGCGTGAAGGAGTCGAAAATTTGCCGCATCTCAATGCCACG CGTGACATCGTTCTCGGAAATATCTTGTCCCGAAACGCCTGAGTTCGGGGTCTGCGTTCCCAGGCCAACGTCGAGCGTCAGCTTCGAGGGATTTTCCAGCAGCAGCGAGGTCTCGATGTACGTTAATTTCGTCTACGACATGACCAAGGAGATAATGGACATGGGCTACTACGTGGACAAGGATATCGAGGCGGTGTTTGCACGGCATTTCGAGAAGAACTTGGGACGGTTGAACAAA gaaaaaatgttgcaaGAGATTAACTGTCTGAAAAGGGCTCTGAGCGTAAACTGCGAgtccgacgacgacgaggaagTCGATGTAGTAATCAGCAGCTGTGGGCGATTGCTTTGCTCGGCGACCAGCCTTCCCAGGACTTCCGGTACCCTGAAGGATTTCAAAGAGAGGGTGAAGCAAGACCCAGTCTCCGGCATGAAGTGCGAATCTTTGGTATCTGTGGAAAATAAATCTGCAGATATTATCGTTACTCAAGAGGACGTGATAAATACTTTGTTAGACATGGATTTGAAACCCGACAAGGCAGAGGAGATTTGTAAAACTTTGAAGAATAGGAGTAAGGAGCAGACTTTCGGACAG AACAGAGATTGGAACAGTCGCAATAATATTCAGCCGAGTGCTTACAGTTCGCTTTGCCAACTGCAGCCAAG cgcTCCAATAAAGTCGACAGTGCCTAACGCGGAAACGTCTCGAATGCGTAACTTGAATACATATGAGAACGGGTTGCTTGATGATCTGTGCAGTGCTACTGACGGAGGAGAGGCAATAGAAGCAGATCGTGCGGTTGACCAAAAAGCCGATGCTGCCTCGGTCATTGCAGaatctgaaacaaagaaaa ACGATAGTCGATTGGGGTCAAACAACACAGAGCAAAGGTGTCTCGACGTCAACTCTGACCTTGTTGACGACTCAAAAGTGATCGAGCTCTCCGAGGAGATAGAATCTCAATCTAATCAGAATGCAAATAGTACTTTCGGCTCTGGCCAACCGTTAATCCTGCAAGACGAATGA
- the LOC124309061 gene encoding uncharacterized protein LOC124309061 isoform X3 gives MGSRRKTEDERKRRRGGERSGRRRSLFRKTSSTGSPMTRSIIQTFHDLSRILAFVANIVSSSLQVVAKMSWRHDRLSSRFFSRERSDRSTSPDASDDSSLQDRRVSPKHSEEDLCAICAARLTSSPKRTENSGSAFRGSVKESKICRISMPRVTSFSEISCPETPEFGVCVPRPTSSVSFEGFSSSSEVSMYVNFVYDMTKEIMDMGYYVDKDIEAVFARHFEKNLGRLNKEKMLQEINCLKRALSVNCESDDDEEVDVVISSCGRLLCSATSLPRTSGTLKDFKERVKQDPVSGMKCESLVSVENKSADIIVTQEDVINTLLDMDLKPDKAEEICKTLKNRSKEQTFGQNRDWNSRNNIQPSAYSSLCQLQPSAPIKSTVPNAETSRMRNLNTYENGLLDDLCSATDGGEAIEADRAVDQKADAASVIAESETKKSTDDSRLGSNNTEQRCLDVNSDLVDDSKVIELSEEIESQSNQNANSTFGSGQPLILQDE, from the exons ATGGGGTCTCGAAGAAAAACGGAAGACGAACGAAAACGTCGGCGAGGGGGCGAGAGGTCCGGACGGCGAAGGAGTCTCTTTCGCAAAACGTCATCGACAGGCTCGCCTATGACACGAAGTATCATCCAAAC ATTCCACGACCTTTCTAGAATTCTAGCATTCGTGGCAAATATCGTATCGTCTTCTCTTCAGGTGGTAGCGAAGATGAGCTGGCGGCACGACAGACTATCTTCCAGATTTTTCTCCAGGGAGAGAAGCGATCGGTCAACTTCGCCCGATGCAAGCGACGATTCCAGCCTCCAGGACCGTCGAGTTTCACCGAAACACTCCGAGGAAGATCTTTGCGCGATTTGCGCTGCTCGATTAACGTCGTCTCCGAAGCGGACAGAGAATTCGGGCTCAGCGTTCCGTGGTAGCGTGAAGGAGTCGAAAATTTGCCGCATCTCAATGCCACG CGTGACATCGTTCTCGGAAATATCTTGTCCCGAAACGCCTGAGTTCGGGGTCTGCGTTCCCAGGCCAACGTCGAGCGTCAGCTTCGAGGGATTTTCCAGCAGCAGCGAGGTCTCGATGTACGTTAATTTCGTCTACGACATGACCAAGGAGATAATGGACATGGGCTACTACGTGGACAAGGATATCGAGGCGGTGTTTGCACGGCATTTCGAGAAGAACTTGGGACGGTTGAACAAA gaaaaaatgttgcaaGAGATTAACTGTCTGAAAAGGGCTCTGAGCGTAAACTGCGAgtccgacgacgacgaggaagTCGATGTAGTAATCAGCAGCTGTGGGCGATTGCTTTGCTCGGCGACCAGCCTTCCCAGGACTTCCGGTACCCTGAAGGATTTCAAAGAGAGGGTGAAGCAAGACCCAGTCTCCGGCATGAAGTGCGAATCTTTGGTATCTGTGGAAAATAAATCTGCAGATATTATCGTTACTCAAGAGGACGTGATAAATACTTTGTTAGACATGGATTTGAAACCCGACAAGGCAGAGGAGATTTGTAAAACTTTGAAGAATAGGAGTAAGGAGCAGACTTTCGGACAG AACAGAGATTGGAACAGTCGCAATAATATTCAGCCGAGTGCTTACAGTTCGCTTTGCCAACTGCAGCCAAG cgcTCCAATAAAGTCGACAGTGCCTAACGCGGAAACGTCTCGAATGCGTAACTTGAATACATATGAGAACGGGTTGCTTGATGATCTGTGCAGTGCTACTGACGGAGGAGAGGCAATAGAAGCAGATCGTGCGGTTGACCAAAAAGCCGATGCTGCCTCGGTCATTGCAGaatctgaaacaaagaaaagtacag ACGATAGTCGATTGGGGTCAAACAACACAGAGCAAAGGTGTCTCGACGTCAACTCTGACCTTGTTGACGACTCAAAAGTGATCGAGCTCTCCGAGGAGATAGAATCTCAATCTAATCAGAATGCAAATAGTACTTTCGGCTCTGGCCAACCGTTAATCCTGCAAGACGAATGA
- the LOC124309061 gene encoding uncharacterized protein LOC124309061 isoform X1, which produces MTRCNRCNYNNRLKSSAYNPSGQRHEVQLTTYNAMTNHLRRVLLAKSVVDCGKVDGVSKKNGRRTKTSARGREVRTAKESLSQNVIDRLAYDTKYHPNVVAKMSWRHDRLSSRFFSRERSDRSTSPDASDDSSLQDRRVSPKHSEEDLCAICAARLTSSPKRTENSGSAFRGSVKESKICRISMPRVTSFSEISCPETPEFGVCVPRPTSSVSFEGFSSSSEVSMYVNFVYDMTKEIMDMGYYVDKDIEAVFARHFEKNLGRLNKEKMLQEINCLKRALSVNCESDDDEEVDVVISSCGRLLCSATSLPRTSGTLKDFKERVKQDPVSGMKCESLVSVENKSADIIVTQEDVINTLLDMDLKPDKAEEICKTLKNRSKEQTFGQNRDWNSRNNIQPSAYSSLCQLQPSAPIKSTVPNAETSRMRNLNTYENGLLDDLCSATDGGEAIEADRAVDQKADAASVIAESETKKSTDDSRLGSNNTEQRCLDVNSDLVDDSKVIELSEEIESQSNQNANSTFGSGQPLILQDE; this is translated from the exons ATGACAAGATGTAACCGTTGCAACTATAATAATCGGCTGAAAAGCTCAG CTTACAACCCGTCCGGACAGCGCCACGAGGTACAATTGACGACGTACAACGCGATGACTAATCACCTTCGCAGAGTCCTGCTGGCGAAGAGCGTCGTGGACTGTGGAAAGGTCGATGGGGTCTCGAAGAAAAACGGAAGACGAACGAAAACGTCGGCGAGGGGGCGAGAGGTCCGGACGGCGAAGGAGTCTCTTTCGCAAAACGTCATCGACAGGCTCGCCTATGACACGAAGTATCATCCAAAC GTGGTAGCGAAGATGAGCTGGCGGCACGACAGACTATCTTCCAGATTTTTCTCCAGGGAGAGAAGCGATCGGTCAACTTCGCCCGATGCAAGCGACGATTCCAGCCTCCAGGACCGTCGAGTTTCACCGAAACACTCCGAGGAAGATCTTTGCGCGATTTGCGCTGCTCGATTAACGTCGTCTCCGAAGCGGACAGAGAATTCGGGCTCAGCGTTCCGTGGTAGCGTGAAGGAGTCGAAAATTTGCCGCATCTCAATGCCACG CGTGACATCGTTCTCGGAAATATCTTGTCCCGAAACGCCTGAGTTCGGGGTCTGCGTTCCCAGGCCAACGTCGAGCGTCAGCTTCGAGGGATTTTCCAGCAGCAGCGAGGTCTCGATGTACGTTAATTTCGTCTACGACATGACCAAGGAGATAATGGACATGGGCTACTACGTGGACAAGGATATCGAGGCGGTGTTTGCACGGCATTTCGAGAAGAACTTGGGACGGTTGAACAAA gaaaaaatgttgcaaGAGATTAACTGTCTGAAAAGGGCTCTGAGCGTAAACTGCGAgtccgacgacgacgaggaagTCGATGTAGTAATCAGCAGCTGTGGGCGATTGCTTTGCTCGGCGACCAGCCTTCCCAGGACTTCCGGTACCCTGAAGGATTTCAAAGAGAGGGTGAAGCAAGACCCAGTCTCCGGCATGAAGTGCGAATCTTTGGTATCTGTGGAAAATAAATCTGCAGATATTATCGTTACTCAAGAGGACGTGATAAATACTTTGTTAGACATGGATTTGAAACCCGACAAGGCAGAGGAGATTTGTAAAACTTTGAAGAATAGGAGTAAGGAGCAGACTTTCGGACAG AACAGAGATTGGAACAGTCGCAATAATATTCAGCCGAGTGCTTACAGTTCGCTTTGCCAACTGCAGCCAAG cgcTCCAATAAAGTCGACAGTGCCTAACGCGGAAACGTCTCGAATGCGTAACTTGAATACATATGAGAACGGGTTGCTTGATGATCTGTGCAGTGCTACTGACGGAGGAGAGGCAATAGAAGCAGATCGTGCGGTTGACCAAAAAGCCGATGCTGCCTCGGTCATTGCAGaatctgaaacaaagaaaagtacag ACGATAGTCGATTGGGGTCAAACAACACAGAGCAAAGGTGTCTCGACGTCAACTCTGACCTTGTTGACGACTCAAAAGTGATCGAGCTCTCCGAGGAGATAGAATCTCAATCTAATCAGAATGCAAATAGTACTTTCGGCTCTGGCCAACCGTTAATCCTGCAAGACGAATGA